DNA sequence from the Epinephelus fuscoguttatus linkage group LG2, E.fuscoguttatus.final_Chr_v1 genome:
TCAGTCTCATCTGGTGAAACATGTGTGTGGGCGAGTGACTGATAAGCGTCTCTGATTACTGGGTGAATGCTCAGGGTGCTCAAAAATCTGTCACCGGCTTCCTGTTTACAGGAGTCAAACAACTGTCTCACTAGGCTGGTGTTTGTGCCTACAAGGAGGGCTATGCCTTCATCTTTTACAGGGTCTGGACACACCAAAGCCAATGTGTCAACAGTCTGGGGGACGCCAGCCACACTTTCAGTGAACTCAAGCCTGAGTGGTAGGTAGCCATCGTAAGGGTATTCGTGAGAACTTAACCCCCAAATCTCAAGGTTCTCAACAGGCTGCATTGTTAAATGTTTCAAGTAAGTGTTGTAAAAGCTCCTGTACAAAATAGTGACTTGTGACCCACTATCTAACAATGCTTTTGCATACACTCCCTCTATCAACACAGGTACGACAGAGGTTGGTCCTACCAAACCTTGTGGCAGGTTGGAGGTTGCGGCAGATGAACAGTTGGTGGAACGAATTTCCTCTGGAGCCCCGCACCGTTCCTTCACCGAGCTCCTGCAGAGTTTCCCTGTTTCTTGTGCATTCTCATCAGTTTTTGATTTACTTTTCTCAGGTCCTCAGAGCCTTGGCATTCTCTCCTTGCATGCCCGTCTTCACCACACTTGTAACAAAAGATGTCTGATGTGGGAGACTTAGAGGTTTTGACTTTAGGTGGGGCACTCTGAGTAACAACCTCTGACACACGCATCTGGGTCTTTGACACGTCAGGGCTAGAAGTCACAGTAGCTACGCTCAGTAGTCTAGACACCTGTGAAGACAGCTCTTTGACTTCTCGTTTCAGACTATCCAGTCCAGAAACTGTGGATGCATCAGGAACAATTGACGTGTTAACTTTAGCTGTTGTTTTCACACTCTCTCGACCACTGATCCAgttctcctcttctctcacttCTTTCATCAGTTGGGAAAAAGAAGGGGGGTTCTGCAGAGAGTGGCTCATTCTAACACGTAAAGCAACCATGTCAGTGGTCAACGCACCTTTAACCAGCTGCTCCATCCGTGCTCTGTTCATGCCTGCAGACTCAACGCCACCTTTCAGTAATGCTCGATGGAGTAGCTTATCCAGCCGGTACAGGAAGGCAGACaatttttctccttcttcttgaTAAGTGTGCCTGAACTTCGCCATGAGGTCTGGCCCACTCTCTGTAGTACCATAGGCTGTCTCCAGTGCAACTAAGTAGTCTGTGGCGGTAGCAGAGGGATTACTGACCTTCAGGAACCTAACAATGTCAGCAGCAGGTCCCTTCAAACTCTCAACAATGCGCTGCTTCTTAGCTGCGTCACTACACTGCCACTCACTTATCATTTGAGTGGCCTGCTCCATCCAGGCATCATATTCTTCTTCACCTGCGGGAACAGGTTTCAAACCAGAAAACAACCTCAGCTTTCTGTAACCAGGACCATCAGCGGGTCCCTGACAACACTTGTCAACCAGCCTGCCAATAGCATTCACTAAATCTGTGTTCAGATCTGGTTTTGGAGGTGGTTCGTCAGACACAATGGACCTAATGTCCTCCAGGGTTTTACCCTCTTGGTGGAGTAGGGCCAATAACCTTGCCTGAAAGTCTGCATCAGGACGTGCAACAACACGACAACAACTCTGAACTAAGTGCACAGTCCAGGGCCCTGCTTCTCCATCAATGCCTATTTCACGGGGTACACTATCAGGGTCAATGTCACTTCTAGTCTCAACTAGTATGAACAGCTTGAGACCAGTGGTGTCTCCACGCCGTCCACAAATCCTAGTGCGGCCAAAAACCTTCACGGTGTCCAACACTTTCACAATGGTATCATCCACTTCATCTATGGGAACATTACTCAATACACTGGCACGGGAGAAACTGATATTCGCTTCTTGGCTCCATTCCACAGCCTTACTGAGCTCCATGTTTGAAACACTGCAAGCACTTGACTATAatgtcacaaacacaaaaaaaaaatcttgcagTAGGAAACTCAATGTTACACTGTCCCTTGTagaggtagaaaaaaaaaaaacaatcccaGCGGTGCCTCCAAAATGTAACCCCTTTTTCCCTTAGTGTCTATAATTTACACTGAGGTCACACTCAAACAGATTAAACAGGTCCTAGGTTCTCAGCTAAAGTTGGTGAATTTGCTGGGGTTTTTCTCTACTGCTTtaaataaaagcattttatttatttattttttaaaacatttaacatttaggtgccacatttaatatttagatttaactatttaatataattctaagttaacaaataatgctgtaaatgtggtaaaaggtgatgttaaaaaaattacgacaattttttaaacattgtttgaagctaaatgtggcaaaatgttgatgttattttcagcgtgagccactttacaaacagcacccTATACAATAATGccgccagtgtgttttgggatTTAGAGTATTTTCATATGTTTTAAAACATGTCTGGTCGAGCAATTTTAACCATAGATTTCGAAATATTTAACACTAACTTTTGATGAATTACAAACAATGTATGAATTTATAAAAGGATGTAATGGTATGGTCAGAGAGATAATAAACTACCAACACTATGGGAATAGTGATAGATCACATGAAAAGTTTGAAGATGAATGTTTACAGATTTACAGATGAGTTTGCAGATTGTTTTCACCATATGCAACCTGTATGCAATGGATTTCCTCATATACATTTTGGATTTCATCAGTTCACGACTACATGCCAAAGGTCAATGGATTCCCACTTGATGGGTTATTGATCCATGGGTCTGTTTTGAAAGAAACAAATCACCAAAGAGGCTATTTTTCCATCTTCTTAAATCACTTACTTGCCTGCAGAAagcatgcaaacattttttctttaatgaaAAATACCCATATAATTCAGTTGATAAGAGTATTTGGAAAAAATTGGAAGCATTCTTTTTTGCACTCTGCAAAATGTCTAAAATAAATTGTACACCACATCTTCTCATGAATGCAAGTGCTTTCCTCACCTCTGCCTCAAGCTTCAAACTGTGCCTTCAGGTGTTGCCAGCAGCCCTCTTAAGGCACGGTTTGTTTCTTTCCTTTAAGTGAATGGGTTATCATTATCACTGTGTTCATCTCAGGCAGGTCATTTGAAACTAGCACAaggttaattaattaatcaaatttaATGGAGGACCTTGAAGTCCCCCATGAAGAAATATGTGTTTTATAAAGGCCTTAATGAATGTGGCTTCTCTGTTTGCCAAGAGTTTATTGATTGGAAaacctcattctttttaaagGTCTTAGtaagtcacttttttttttaacttgtccTCAGTTTTACACAGAAGTGAATAATACATAATTGTAGGCACTGCATGTCttgaaaataatacatttaaaatatttcaggGAATTTCATAAAACCAGATACATTTGTTGTGTGCATAAGGCATAATAAACGACAGCTTATCTTTTTATCTGTTTAAGCTGCTcaactaaattaaaatgttatacTGCATAACACATAAATACCCACGAGGGCTGCAATAGTTATATCTAAATAACACAGTTTAACCAAAGCAAAGCTCGTTCATTTTAAACTAAGTATATTTGCGGTAGTTGCTGAAAATCTTGTAGTGTTGTCTGGGTTAAGTGGAGTCATTTAACAGTCTTTATCAATGTAACACTGTTACAACTTAATTTTAGTAGTTTTATCAAGCTGCTGCCCCGCCCGTCCCTCCTGGCCTCCTTGGTGAAAATAATTGGAGGCCAATATTAATGTCTTGTGGCTCTGGCTTTGGAGTCCTAATTTTTAAGCTAAACACTACATGACCTAAGGTATCCACTGGGACCAACCATATTGGCATAGCTTGTCAGAAAGCTATGCTAACAAATGGTATGgctattttcaaaggggtccatTGAACTCGCACCTTAATGTGGGACTCAAATCGACGCTGTACCTTGGCATAGATACTGCGTTGACGTAGAGCCTATGCTGTACCCTATGCcttagcctgacgtgcacctccccagaaatgtaaccgCACTTTGTGGTGACGCTCACctcttttatttactttcatttcaaAGATAAGAAACACTAAAAtgtatccttcagggatttacacttcaggatttatcctggcttcatatgagcaagggaaatctccgctagtcgctaggctaatttatacaatgtaaaatgccaaagacttgtgctaataacgttagcatattgtatttgtttggtaaacatgtttagtataagacagttgttttgtcagtgaaccttgtgagctgtaatggagctgaatagtagcgttacctttgttaaatgttgctgtttcatacgagtagaggaaaagtctgctaactgctaggctaatttatacaatgtaaaatgccataggcttgtgttaataatgttagcatgttgtgtttgtggggaaaatgtgtccagataaagacaagtgtttgtctgtgaatgctgcgagttatagtgaagccattgtgtgtttgaaattgttgctactaagccacatttaatatgtgttttgaatcaactaaactttacagaacttcacagaaacctccaccgctgactagtgtttggaggtgtaactgcagagtgacacagacacaccaccgcacaagtatgaATGCTCACAGTGGCGTAGGCTGCGTGCGTAGGCTACGATGCAGACTCTGCATAGAGCTAACTTACATGACCCACTTAGgatatctgaataaaaatgggTTCTGTAGTTTTGTTCCTTATAATCAAAATGGAACCTCTGCAAATgttagtctatgcacatcatataattagtaacattaactgtaaaaagAGAAACCAAAGTATGCCAGCATGTGGTTCTTTAACTCCCTATATTGACATAATGTTTAACAAGATTGTGGCATTAAAGGCTCTTCTCTAAGAAAAGGCCTTAACAAGGATTGTGGTAAAACTGAGGTTAAGTCATTATGCCACTGCTTTCAGTTTGCTTATCAGCAGGGAAGAAGCACAGATGATGCATTTGGTCTCAAAGCATCACAAAGACTGTGTTAATTCCTTTCTTTGTTGATCTGAGTTTAGTATGTGCACCGTGCAGCCCCCTATCTCCATTCAGTAACCACAGCAGATGCTTGATCCAGTGGCATACGGTATTAACAATTGTCTGTCAGTACCAAGGTCAGTCAGCATGAGGGCTCCCCAGGGTTGTTTCAGATCTTTGGACTTACTCATACTGTTTACCAACGGCTGTATCACCATCCAGCCAGGGAACTCATGTTATCGAATTCTCTCATGAAACTGCCACTCTTGGATGCATCATATTATCTCCTTgaaaatatgtttctgcaatATGATTCAAAACATCAAGAAGATGCAGGAGATGGTGTTTGATCCCAGAGCAGTGAGTGAACACCGGCCAGTTATCATCCGCAGCCAATCTATCACTCAGGTCAGCTCTTATAAACATCAACTGTGTTGATGATGCAGTCAGCTGGAGAACCTATGATGAAATTTTAAGGTCAAAGCTGAATCAGCAGATGCATTGTTTTTACACAGGCTTAAGATTTTTGGCACCAGCCAGAAGCTCATGTAACTTTTTATCGTGTAGAGGTGCTGCTTAGGGCTGTTATTAAAGCTAGGGCCAACACAAGCCTTCATATTATAAGGGATGCCTCAATGTAATGTAGCAGCATAGAGGTGTTTATCCTTTGTGATTTGCCACTGTTTATAATGAGCGCTGCTGGTGGCTGCTGATGAGGTGGGCCAGTATAAAAGCGGCAGTCCACCCACCAGTTTCTTCCTTTGCGCCTCCGTCAACTCTGCGTCACTTCTGGGTTAGGGGTCATTTGATCCGACAGGTATGGCTGCACGCTGCTTCACCTCGCTGGTCGtttgtgtctctcagtgtgCTTAAGGCATTGGTGTTGTGTTGTAGGGCGACTGTCTGTGTGCTGCTCCGGCCCCCTGTATGCACCGCTGCGTGTCTGTGGTAggtgtcctctctctctgcGGTATGGTTGATGCTGTCCGGTGGCTAATGCTAGTGTGGTCACAGGTAAATGCTGGTGGCTGCCAGGggtcctctctccctccctcctctcgtgaatgtgtgtgtgtgtgtccatcgcTGCTAAAAAGGTATGTATGTGTAGCATAATGTGCACCGCGTCATCATCACTGTACTTAATATTGCTAATAGTATTTTTCTTGATTAGGAACTACTGTAACCAGCTTATTGGGGCGCTGCTGTTTTGTCTccactgtggctgctgctgtctcCCCTGCTTCTGCTGATTCGTCTGATGTTTTGTCTCCGCTGTGGCTGCTGCTTTGCCTCTGCGGCGTGTCTCTGCTGCGGCTTCGCTTTTATGGCACGGCGCCACGCGGCGGTCTTGTAAGCTCTGCTTCAACAAAATAGACCCTTGGTGACTGTTTCAACGTCCGGTGCGGGCAGTTGCTCGGCCGCATGCCGGGGCACGGTTCTCTATTTATATGGAATGCATGTGTGAAAGCGTGGGTTTACACCATTATTTTTGGTTATTTGTATAggtttatttgtatgttttgtttggGTTGAACTTGATTCGGTCTGTTTGTGTAACTCATTTGCTAATTAACTGAATTAATTTGAAAGGTCCTTGATGCAATTAGgaaattcttttgtttttttgttctttagccttattttcttttttgtttgggCTATATTTGTTTGAATCCAAATTGGGTAGTTATTGGTTGATATATTTTGTTAAGTTTAAGTTTGTGCCCTGCCCCTTTAATTATAATTTTGTTAgattttgctttgtgtttttgttgcaacCCCACTAATTTGTTTTATCTTCCCTTCTTTTCAGTGGCTGGTGGCCGGTGGTGGCGGTGTTGGTGATCTGGTGTTGGCACCCTTCTGTCTTGTCTGCTGTGTTCTTGGGAGTGGTTTACTtcactgagtgtgtgtctgccacGTGTGTCCGGTGATATAAgttgatttctgttttttttggtgGATCCTTCCCCTGCACTAGGCCCCGTCCATCAACTAGGCCTCAGCCCTGATCAGTTTCCTTTTCCCCTCCCTGCATGACATTTTTAATTACGGTTGTTACCCAATTTGtttaataaagtgtatttttatcaATTGAAACCATGTCTCACGCCTCTTGAGTAAACGTACCTGTGTGCCTTGTATTGCAAAAATAATTCTCTGGGTGAAATTCCCAGGATGGCATTGTTGACAACCTTAGCTTTACTATCcttactcctcctcctcgccaCAGTAAGCTAAATTGAAAAAAAGCAGTTATTCATACTGATGGCAGTTAAACTATCAAGCACCAAGAGGTCAGATACTGTGGATAAAGGTGAGAATGTTTCGGGTGTCATGTGGATACGTGAGTGTGTTATTTGTTGTGATTGTGTAGAGCCTGTTATACACGTGATGGCAGGATGCTCAAGTGTCTCAGTTTGGTTTTATGGTTTGTGATTATGGTGGATCAGGCCATCAAAGACAAGTCACCACACGGGGATGATAAAATATCATGATCATAACATGCAGTTTGATTTTTGCAGGCATTGTTTTTCCAGTCACTTATACTGTGACTGTACATGCAGTGACACTATGAATAGCCctattttgttcatttgtgcAGCACAGTCATGTGTATTTCTGTAGCAGAGCTCAAAAACAATAAATCTACAACTTGCTTTTACAATATGATCATACACATTATATCAAGGCAAGGTTTTTTTAATATTACTTCTTTCTACTTTACCTGCCTTTGGTATCTATGTTAACATTAGGTTAAGGGGAAAGGGGCAACATTAATTGCAGGTCTATGACTGGATATAAAGTGCAGTCTTAAGGTGAAAACACACCAGCATGGCCACGGTACAGCACGTCCTGTGATGCACAACAAGTGAAACCCCTAGCACACACTGGCATGTGGCACTGCAGCTCATTGACAGatgaccacacaaagttattgttaCTTTTATTGATAAATCTGTACCTCTTGTACTTCTgcgttagcttaaaatcatgtgtgaaGAGCCTCTAATTCAAGttcatttctcacctgaagagccagTCATCAGATCTATGACTCACCAGGCATGATCTTTTTGGCcactgtctttataatgacgggaTTGTGGGTCATTTGGCTCGGGATATTTCTCGACCTCAACAACAAGTCTCTCATCATCCCGTCTTTGTCACACGCGAGACAGCAACAGAGCtctctttatgcatccatggttgggagggtccatgtcattggtccaacagcccattggtctgacatcccattagtccgagggtccgcggtgctgaacggctcccggcgggcgtatttctgccttgatggtgcgccgcgaccggctctgggtcagctgggaaaggcttgaggcagagcagactcacagcttatgtgtttgtcactttcttttccattttaacccacaccatgatcttttcctgaccctaaccaagtggtttttgtgcctaaacctaaccagaccttaaccacaggacattgtgatgatttcggaactacgggactttggaacaatgggtttaatatggtcggaacaatgggatgtcgaaccaatgggcagttcccggtgGAACAGGAACTGCctcaggagcagagaggaagagctgctacaggagctggtatgtacaagcagcAAGTGGGGgacaaatgcatttaattccagGGGCTGtgattattaatatatatttacacGTGGGATAATTTGGCCTTTACGCTGCAGTCTCCATTTACCACCCTCAACCCCACACCATAACAATTTGCTTTGATACAAAACAGACATGCTTTGTTTTGCATTAGCATTGGATGTAAAGTGTATGCCACATTTTGCACTCACCCTTAAACCCCAAGATTTCCTTGGGATTGTGGGCTGGATTACTTTAACCTGTTCATTTCAGTGTAAAGACATGGTTAGTTTGACTCAAAGTTGAAAAAAAGGAGTAAAATAAGCAAATGTACTGTCCCACTACTTTTACACAATGCCAATCTTGTTTGAGTTTGACGAATAGGCTCTCAGTCATTTGCCAGCAACATCATCAGTTAGCACATTTTTTCCAGATTTTGTAAATAGCTAATTAAGTACTGATGGTAAGGAGACACACATCATCCTTGTTTAATGCACTGGCAGACACACTCACTTGTTTCATAAACACAAGAGGGCATCCCAGCGTGAAATGAAAAGGTGTCCCCACTGGTAAATGTTTGGTTTATATTCCATATTAGCATGCAAGGTGTAATTAAAAATTGAAGCAAACTACCTGCACGTGGCCTGTGAAATGGAGTGTGCTGATGAAGCTGCATTAAAGCATTGATTTTTAATTAGCAATCCCCAGGTGTGACAGGAGCTGAAACGTGAGTCtgattaaatatgttttctgaTTTCAGCTTCTTATTTATGTTacttatattttctttttacatttagtACAATTATTATATGTGTTGTTTACGCTGCTTATGTTAATATACCAGGTTAAAGCAATTAGATGacactttaatttctttttcaattAAACTGCTCATCCTACACAAGCAAATTGTCCTCGTGCCAgtggtttattaaatttacagTGGTGCCAGCATAACACAGTACATTATTCTTCCTGCTTTCTTTATATCCATTACCTTAATAtgactgttgaactgttgtgaTAAAAAGAGGATCCTGGTAATGAGAAAATCACACTACAGTATGCAGCAAATAACCACTGAGCAAATACTTTATGTCATTCTAATCCACTTTGTGCATTATTCATGTCCTTATAGCCGTAGTGACAGTGTGGTGCTGCTGCAGCATTTGCAAAACTGCTATTAACCTACAGTCATTCCCCAAAAATGGGCTCAATGGTTTGTTGAGCCAACATGTCGTTTTTCTTCCACATCTCATTCTTTGTGAACGctattgttttttccccccagtcTTTTTAACAACTCTGTCTGGTCCTGTCAAATGCTCAGCTGGCTTGTATTTTCAAAGTTGTTAGAGGGCCATAAATTTCAAGCGTTTCACTCAGAATGAGGCAAGCTGTAACTCAAACAAATGCTTTGGATAATGGTCGACTGTGAGTCATTGTTTCCGGCTTGATAGGTTTATTTGTCGTGGACAGAGTACTACTGTGATgattaaaaattataataataatttctgtcAGATAAGATTGCATTAACAGGTGGCTGATCACAGAACAGACAAAAGCATGACTAAtttaaagtttgaaaaaaaattgtattatATATAATGTGAAGTaggaataaatgaaataaaaacaggaacattttaatatatggaatgaaacttgaaaatgtCTTGAATATGTGGAACCTTgagtaaataaaattaaatttaagaatACTGAATGAAACTTGAGAATGTAAGATGAAATCTGATGCCATCAAGGTGTTGGCcccagaatagaatagaatagaatagaatagaatagaatgtCTTTATTGTCATGGTACGTGTACAACAAAATTGAATGCAACCCCCCAGAGCAAGTATAAGTAAGAAATAGGTTATAAAAGCAATAACATACTACATAGTAAAGagtaaaacatgaaacattattaaaaacaaatcacacacacagggcattCCACCTACTGCACAGATCCGTAATATTGCACTCAAGCATATTTTTCACAGTTAAGCCTTCATGAATTCATTAGGTGCAGTTATTGCTTTTGGataaaagctgttttttaacTGGTTTGTCCTTGTTTTAATTGTCCTGTATCTCCTGCCTGAGGGCAGCAGTTCAAACAGGTGGTGTCCTCGGTGGGATGGCTCCTTCATCT
Encoded proteins:
- the LOC125880159 gene encoding paraneoplastic antigen Ma1 homolog, with amino-acid sequence MELSKAVEWSQEANISFSRASVLSNVPIDEVDDTIVKVLDTVKVFGRTRICGRRGDTTGLKLFILVETRSDIDPDSVPREIGIDGEAGPWTVHLVQSCCRVVARPDADFQARLLALLHQEGKTLEDIRSIVSDEPPPKPDLNTDLVNAIGRLVDKCCQGPADGPGYRKLRLFSGLKPVPAGEEEYDAWMEQATQMISEWQCSDAAKKQRIVESLKGPAADIVRFLKVSNPSATATDYLVALETAYGTTESGPDLMAKFRHTYQEEGEKLSAFLYRLDKLLHRALLKGGVESAGMNRARMEQLVKGALTTDMVALRVRMSHSLQNPPSFSQLMKEVREEENWISGRESVKTTAKVNTSIVPDASTVSGLDSLKREVKELSSQVSRLLSVATVTSSPDVSKTQMRVSEVVTQSAPPKVKTSKSPTSDIFCYKCGEDGHARRECQGSEDLRKVNQKLMRMHKKQGNSAGAR